Proteins encoded together in one Streptomyces sp. NA04227 window:
- a CDS encoding glycoside hydrolase family 10 protein: MTGTTGITRRGFTTAAALTVASLATAGEARPAAAGKGELRGMWVATVANRDWPSRPGLGAAAQRDELLALLDTAVRRRLNAVILQVRPCADALWPSPHEPWSQVLTGTQGKAPGWDPLDTAVREAHARGLELHAWFNPYRIAQHTDPGRLSRSHPARKHPGWTVRYGGGLYYNPGLPEVRSFVREAMLDAVRRYPLDAVHWDDYFYPYPVAGQRFDDDAAFRAHGSGFASRADWRRDNVTRLVREMRAGIDKARPGCQFGISPFGIWRNAETDRRGSRSRGLQSYDDLYADTRGWVRANLVDYVCPQLYWHIGNPGADYGRLLPWWASTVRGTRVRLYTGEALYKAGDPAQPDAWQDPAELGRHLDLASRSPEVRGHVWFAGRDVVRDRSGALRRIVEDRYRERVRPPR; this comes from the coding sequence ATGACAGGAACTACAGGCATCACACGACGGGGGTTCACCACGGCGGCCGCGCTCACGGTCGCCTCCCTGGCGACCGCGGGCGAGGCGCGCCCCGCGGCCGCGGGCAAGGGGGAGTTGCGGGGAATGTGGGTGGCGACCGTGGCCAACCGGGACTGGCCCTCGCGCCCCGGCCTCGGCGCCGCCGCCCAGCGTGACGAACTCCTCGCCCTGCTCGACACCGCGGTACGGCGCCGCCTCAACGCGGTGATCCTCCAGGTGCGGCCCTGTGCCGACGCCCTGTGGCCGTCCCCGCACGAGCCGTGGTCACAGGTGCTCACCGGCACCCAGGGCAAGGCCCCCGGCTGGGACCCGCTGGACACCGCCGTCCGCGAGGCGCACGCCCGGGGCCTGGAACTGCACGCCTGGTTCAACCCGTACCGCATCGCCCAGCACACCGACCCCGGCCGCCTCAGCCGCAGCCACCCGGCCCGCAAGCACCCCGGCTGGACGGTCCGTTACGGCGGCGGCCTCTACTACAACCCCGGCCTGCCGGAGGTCCGTTCCTTCGTACGGGAGGCCATGCTGGACGCGGTGCGCCGCTATCCACTGGACGCCGTGCACTGGGACGACTACTTCTACCCGTACCCGGTGGCGGGGCAGCGCTTCGACGACGACGCCGCCTTCCGGGCGCACGGCTCCGGCTTCGCCTCCCGCGCGGACTGGCGGCGCGACAACGTCACCCGCCTGGTGCGGGAGATGCGCGCGGGCATCGACAAGGCCCGGCCCGGCTGCCAGTTCGGCATCAGCCCGTTCGGGATCTGGCGCAACGCGGAGACCGACCGGCGCGGCTCGCGGAGCCGGGGCCTGCAGTCCTACGACGACCTGTACGCGGACACCCGCGGCTGGGTCCGCGCCAACCTCGTGGACTACGTCTGCCCGCAGCTGTACTGGCACATCGGCAACCCGGGAGCGGACTACGGGCGCCTGCTCCCGTGGTGGGCGAGCACCGTGCGGGGCACCCGCGTGCGGCTCTACACCGGCGAGGCCCTGTACAAGGCGGGCGACCCGGCCCAGCCGGACGCCTGGCAGGATCCCGCCGAACTCGGCCGTCACCTCGACCTCGCGAGCCGCAGTCCCGAGGTGCGCGGCCATGTCTGGTTCGCCGGGCGGGACGTGGTGCGCGACCGCAGCGGCGCCCTGCGGCGGATCGTCGAGGACCGCTACCGCGAGCGCGTGCGCCCGCCGCGCTGA
- a CDS encoding EamA family transporter gives MRSENSATARRSIAVDGPGARRTEPRTAAPGGPSAPSEAPRTTRPTASPTDAEALHGRGRTDVLPEPAPRREPTAPAAPRPRIASASRPRTASAPLLGTFLAALGVVAFSLTFPATAWGLEGFGPWSLVTVRSVLAAVLAGGCLLALRAPVPARQYWPGLLVVAAGVVLGFPLLTTLALQTSTTSHAAVVVGLLPLTTALYSALRTGARPSRTFWAAALAGAAAVIAFTVSQSGGGLGRADLYLFAALLVCAAGYTEGGRLARVMPGWHVIGWALLLCLPLTLPGAALALSAEPVHIGVHSVAGLLWVAAGSQFLGMVVWYRGMALIGIPKASQLQLAQPLITLLWAVFLLGETLPWAAPVTAVAVLFCIAATQRARG, from the coding sequence ATGAGAAGCGAGAATAGCGCTACTGCCCGCCGGTCGATAGCGGTCGACGGGCCCGGTGCCCGGCGCACCGAGCCCCGCACGGCAGCACCCGGTGGGCCCTCCGCCCCGTCCGAGGCTCCTCGCACGACACGGCCCACCGCCTCGCCGACCGACGCGGAGGCGCTGCACGGTCGGGGGCGCACCGACGTTCTCCCTGAGCCCGCACCCCGGCGCGAGCCCACCGCCCCTGCGGCGCCCCGCCCGCGGATCGCTTCGGCGTCCCGTCCCCGTACCGCTTCGGCGCCCCTCCTCGGAACCTTCCTCGCCGCCCTCGGAGTCGTCGCCTTCTCGCTCACCTTTCCCGCCACGGCCTGGGGTCTCGAAGGCTTCGGGCCCTGGTCGCTGGTCACGGTGCGCAGCGTGCTCGCGGCGGTGCTCGCGGGCGGCTGCCTGCTCGCCCTGCGGGCGCCGGTGCCCGCGCGGCAGTACTGGCCCGGGCTCCTGGTGGTCGCCGCGGGAGTCGTGCTCGGCTTCCCCCTGCTGACCACGCTGGCGCTGCAGACCTCGACCACCTCGCACGCGGCCGTGGTCGTCGGGCTGCTGCCGCTGACCACCGCGCTGTACTCGGCGCTGCGTACCGGGGCACGGCCCTCGCGCACGTTCTGGGCGGCGGCGCTCGCCGGTGCCGCCGCCGTCATCGCCTTCACCGTGAGCCAGAGCGGCGGCGGCCTCGGCCGGGCGGACCTGTATCTGTTCGCGGCCCTGCTGGTGTGCGCCGCCGGGTACACGGAGGGCGGACGTCTCGCCCGGGTGATGCCGGGCTGGCACGTCATCGGCTGGGCGCTGCTGCTGTGCCTGCCGCTCACCCTCCCGGGCGCCGCGCTCGCGCTCTCCGCCGAGCCGGTGCACATCGGCGTGCACAGCGTCGCCGGGCTCCTGTGGGTGGCCGCCGGTTCACAGTTCCTCGGCATGGTCGTCTGGTACCGCGGGATGGCCCTGATCGGCATCCCCAAGGCCAGTCAGCTCCAGCTCGCGCAGCCGCTGATCACCCTGCTGTGGGCGGTCTTCCTGCTCGGCGAGACGCTGCCGTGGGCCGCGCCCGTCACGGCGGTCGCCGTGCTGTTCTGCATCGCGGCGACGCAGCGCGCCCGCGGCTGA
- a CDS encoding transcriptional regulator: protein MQPNTLLDAILDEAGISHSGLAAHVNQAGRARGLSLRYEHTAVARWLKGQRPRGQVPDLICEVLAARLRRPVTLDDIGLGVPGEPTSAHAASLSGFVERATALWRSDEQQRPHLLGAPAVTGTPAVMPVWEWENPPEDIDVSRGGARRVRSADLDMLRAARTHYEHMYRKAGGIATRARIVGFLNAEAGVLLRGSYNDATGRRLHRATSALVAIAGICAYDSDAHGLAQRYFNQALRLAKASGDRGLGAYVIALLVNQSLFMGEFRQSVAFAEAALRAAGRDITPALACDLYAMQAKAYARLGDTAGAYACIRRAEAAAGRIHRGQEPDETEYVQPGLVNVQVAEALLGLGELGPARENALAAVAAEAHDRGRVHRLAMLSQVELSLGEADLAADTATRMAEQARGMESHRLRDRLRSVRDSLLDSGYSGTGRAAEVIDGAMRVPL, encoded by the coding sequence ATGCAGCCCAACACCCTGCTCGACGCGATACTCGACGAGGCCGGTATCTCCCACTCGGGACTGGCCGCGCACGTGAACCAGGCCGGACGCGCCCGTGGCCTGAGCCTGCGCTACGAACACACGGCCGTGGCCCGCTGGCTCAAGGGACAGCGCCCACGCGGCCAGGTCCCCGACCTGATCTGCGAGGTGCTCGCCGCCCGCCTGCGCCGCCCGGTCACCCTGGACGACATCGGCCTCGGCGTACCCGGCGAGCCCACCTCCGCCCACGCCGCCTCGCTCTCCGGATTCGTGGAACGGGCAACCGCCCTGTGGCGCAGCGACGAACAGCAGCGCCCGCACCTGCTCGGCGCCCCCGCGGTGACCGGCACGCCCGCGGTGATGCCGGTGTGGGAGTGGGAGAACCCCCCGGAGGACATCGACGTCTCGCGCGGCGGTGCCCGGCGGGTGCGCAGCGCGGACCTGGACATGCTGCGGGCCGCCCGTACGCACTACGAGCACATGTACCGCAAGGCGGGCGGCATCGCGACGCGTGCGCGGATCGTCGGTTTCCTGAACGCCGAGGCCGGGGTGCTGCTGCGCGGCAGCTACAACGACGCCACCGGCCGCCGTCTGCACCGGGCCACCTCCGCCCTGGTGGCGATAGCGGGAATCTGCGCCTACGACTCCGACGCGCACGGCCTGGCCCAGCGCTACTTCAACCAGGCGCTGCGCCTGGCGAAGGCCAGCGGTGACCGGGGACTGGGCGCGTATGTGATCGCCCTGCTCGTCAACCAGTCGCTGTTCATGGGGGAGTTCCGGCAGTCGGTGGCCTTCGCGGAGGCGGCGCTGCGGGCGGCGGGCCGCGACATCACCCCGGCCCTGGCCTGCGACCTGTACGCGATGCAGGCCAAGGCGTACGCCCGGCTCGGCGACACCGCCGGGGCCTACGCCTGCATCCGCCGTGCCGAGGCCGCGGCCGGGCGCATCCACCGCGGCCAGGAGCCCGACGAGACGGAGTACGTGCAGCCGGGCCTGGTGAACGTACAGGTGGCGGAGGCGCTGCTCGGACTCGGAGAGCTGGGGCCCGCGCGGGAGAACGCGCTCGCGGCGGTGGCCGCCGAGGCGCACGACCGGGGCCGGGTGCACCGCCTCGCCATGCTCAGCCAGGTCGAACTCTCCCTCGGCGAGGCGGACTTGGCCGCCGACACCGCGACCAGGATGGCCGAGCAGGCGCGCGGCATGGAGTCGCACCGGTTGCGGGACCGGCTGCGCAGCGTCCGTGACTCCCTGCTGGACAGCGGCTATTCGGGGACCGGTCGGGCGGCAGAGGTGATCGATGGGGCCATGCGCGTCCCCTTGTGA
- a CDS encoding PLP-dependent aminotransferase family protein → MSERSSVSELAGRLRVELDRYSPGEKLPSSRALVERHHVSPVTVSRALGQLAAEGLVVTRPGAGAFRAAGPGSAPAPAGDTSWQELALSADATADAVPRTVDASGVLATLAAPPAGVVEFNGGYLHPSLQPERAMANALARAGRRPGAWGRPPVEGVGELREWFARGIGGHVTAAEVLVCAGGQNALTTALRALAAPGSPVLVESPTYPGMLAIARASGLRPVPVPVDTDGVRPELLAEAFRATGARVFVCQPLFQNPTGAVLATERRRRVLALAREAGAFVVEDDYIRRLAHDDCGPLPGPLAAEDTEGVVIHVSSLTKVASPSLRIGCLAARGPVLDRLRAIQVVDNFFVPRPLQEATLELVGSPAWPRHLQSVASELRKRRQTQAATLARLLPELTVTHVPLGGYHLWLRLPDGTDDLALAAAALRRGVALAPGRPYFSAEPPAPHVRLSYAAVAGETEIVEGVERLRAAWADLSR, encoded by the coding sequence ATGAGTGAGCGTAGCAGTGTGAGTGAACTGGCAGGAAGGCTGCGGGTCGAGCTCGACCGCTACTCTCCCGGTGAGAAGTTGCCGTCGAGCCGTGCCCTGGTCGAGCGGCACCACGTCAGCCCGGTGACCGTCTCCAGAGCGCTCGGTCAACTGGCCGCCGAAGGTCTGGTGGTCACCCGGCCCGGGGCGGGAGCATTCCGCGCGGCCGGTCCCGGCAGTGCCCCCGCACCGGCCGGGGACACCTCCTGGCAGGAACTCGCGCTGAGCGCCGACGCCACCGCGGACGCCGTCCCGCGGACGGTCGACGCCTCCGGGGTACTGGCGACCCTGGCCGCGCCGCCGGCCGGTGTCGTGGAGTTCAACGGCGGCTATCTGCATCCCTCGCTCCAGCCCGAACGCGCCATGGCGAACGCGCTCGCCCGTGCCGGACGGCGGCCCGGCGCCTGGGGGCGGCCGCCCGTCGAGGGAGTCGGCGAACTGCGCGAGTGGTTCGCGCGCGGCATCGGCGGACATGTCACCGCGGCCGAGGTCCTGGTCTGCGCCGGCGGACAGAACGCCCTGACCACGGCGCTGCGCGCGCTGGCCGCGCCCGGCTCCCCGGTCCTGGTCGAATCGCCCACCTACCCCGGCATGCTCGCCATCGCCCGCGCCTCGGGCCTGCGCCCGGTACCCGTCCCGGTGGACACCGACGGGGTGCGGCCCGAGCTCCTCGCCGAGGCGTTCCGCGCCACCGGCGCCCGCGTCTTCGTCTGCCAGCCGCTGTTCCAGAACCCGACCGGCGCGGTGCTCGCCACCGAACGCCGCCGCCGGGTACTCGCCCTCGCCCGTGAGGCCGGTGCCTTCGTCGTCGAGGACGACTACATCCGCCGCCTCGCCCACGACGACTGCGGGCCACTGCCCGGACCGCTCGCCGCCGAGGACACCGAGGGCGTGGTCATCCACGTCAGCTCGCTCACCAAGGTCGCCTCGCCCAGCCTGCGCATCGGCTGCCTGGCCGCCCGGGGCCCGGTACTCGACCGCCTGCGCGCCATCCAGGTCGTGGACAACTTCTTCGTCCCGCGCCCGCTCCAGGAGGCCACGCTCGAACTCGTCGGCTCACCGGCCTGGCCGCGCCATCTGCAGTCCGTGGCAAGCGAGTTGAGGAAACGCCGACAGACCCAGGCCGCCACGCTCGCGCGCCTGCTGCCCGAACTCACCGTGACCCACGTACCCCTGGGCGGCTACCACCTGTGGCTGCGCCTGCCGGACGGCACCGACGACCTGGCCCTCGCCGCCGCGGCCCTGCGGCGCGGCGTGGCCCTCGCCCCCGGCCGCCCGTACTTCAGCGCCGAGCCCCCGGCCCCGCACGTGCGGTTGAGCTACGCGGCCGTCGCCGGGGAGACGGAGATCGTCGAAGGGGTGGAGCGGCTGCGGGCGGCGTGGGCGGACCTGTCCCGCTGA
- a CDS encoding 3-hydroxybutyryl-CoA dehydrogenase: protein MTDIERVGVVGCGQMGAGIAEVCARAGLDVKVAETTGEALEIGRTRLYNSLSRAAQRGKIDQQEFEATQERLSFTTDLGEFADRDLVVEAVVENEQVKAEIFQVLDQVVTRQDAILASNTSSIPLVRLAVSTSRPDHVIGIHFFNPAPVQKLVELIPALTTSEGTIARAQSVVEKVLGKHAIHAQDRSGFVVNALLIPYLLSAIRMFESGIASREDIDNGMELGCAHPMGPLKLSDLIGLDTVASVADSMYAEYKEPLYAAPPLLQRMVDAGRLGRKSGSGFYVYA, encoded by the coding sequence GTGACCGACATCGAACGCGTCGGAGTGGTGGGCTGCGGCCAGATGGGGGCGGGCATCGCCGAGGTCTGTGCCCGCGCCGGCCTGGACGTCAAGGTCGCCGAGACCACCGGCGAGGCCCTGGAGATAGGCCGTACCCGGCTCTACAACTCGCTCTCCCGCGCCGCCCAGCGAGGCAAGATCGACCAGCAGGAGTTCGAGGCCACGCAGGAACGGCTGAGCTTCACCACCGACCTCGGCGAGTTCGCCGACCGGGACCTGGTCGTGGAAGCCGTGGTGGAGAACGAGCAGGTGAAGGCGGAGATCTTCCAGGTGCTCGACCAGGTGGTGACCCGGCAGGACGCGATCCTGGCCTCCAACACCTCCTCCATCCCGTTGGTCAGGCTGGCCGTCTCCACCTCGCGGCCGGACCATGTGATCGGCATTCACTTCTTCAACCCGGCACCGGTGCAGAAGCTCGTGGAGCTGATCCCGGCCCTGACGACCTCCGAGGGCACCATCGCCCGCGCGCAGTCCGTCGTGGAGAAGGTGCTCGGCAAGCACGCCATCCACGCCCAGGACCGCTCGGGCTTCGTCGTCAACGCGCTGCTCATCCCGTACCTGCTGTCGGCGATCCGGATGTTCGAGTCCGGCATCGCCAGCCGCGAGGACATCGACAACGGCATGGAGCTCGGCTGCGCCCACCCGATGGGCCCGCTCAAGCTCAGCGACCTGATCGGCCTGGACACCGTGGCCTCGGTCGCGGACTCGATGTACGCGGAATACAAGGAGCCGCTGTACGCCGCTCCCCCGCTGCTGCAGCGGATGGTCGACGCGGGGCGGCTCGGCCGCAAGTCCGGCTCGGGTTTCTACGTCTACGCCTGA
- a CDS encoding NUDIX hydrolase: MQWAKQSEQTVYGNPWFQVNLADVELPDGRHLDHFLIRMRPVAVATVVNAANEVLLLWRHRFITDSWGWELAAGVVEDGEDVAAAAARELHEETGWRPGPLRHLMSVEPSNGITDAVHHVYWTDEAWCTGEPEDAFESSRREWVPLKLVPDLIARGEVPAANMAAALLLLHHLRLG; this comes from the coding sequence GTGCAATGGGCCAAGCAGAGCGAACAGACCGTGTACGGCAACCCCTGGTTCCAGGTCAACCTCGCGGACGTCGAACTCCCCGACGGGCGGCACCTGGACCACTTCCTCATACGCATGCGGCCGGTCGCCGTGGCGACCGTCGTCAACGCGGCCAACGAGGTACTGCTCCTGTGGCGGCACCGCTTCATCACCGACAGCTGGGGCTGGGAACTGGCCGCGGGCGTGGTCGAGGACGGCGAGGACGTGGCGGCCGCGGCGGCCAGGGAGCTCCACGAGGAGACCGGCTGGCGCCCCGGACCGCTGCGGCACCTGATGAGCGTCGAACCGTCCAACGGCATCACCGACGCCGTGCACCACGTGTACTGGACCGACGAGGCCTGGTGCACGGGCGAGCCGGAGGACGCCTTCGAGTCCTCACGGCGTGAGTGGGTCCCGCTGAAACTCGTCCCCGACCTGATCGCCCGCGGCGAGGTCCCGGCCGCCAACATGGCGGCGGCGCTCCTGCTGCTGCACCATCTCAGGCTGGGCTAG
- a CDS encoding DUF1918 domain-containing protein, translated as MHASKGDRLVMHGRVVGQQDRVVEIVEVLGAGGDPPYRIAFEDGHEAILSPGPDSVVRHERTDPRRSR; from the coding sequence ATGCACGCATCCAAGGGCGACCGGCTGGTCATGCACGGCCGGGTCGTGGGACAGCAGGACCGAGTCGTCGAGATCGTCGAAGTGCTGGGAGCGGGCGGGGATCCGCCGTACCGCATCGCCTTCGAGGACGGGCACGAGGCCATCCTGTCGCCCGGCCCGGACAGCGTCGTACGGCACGAGAGGACGGATCCCCGCCGCAGCCGCTGA